GGGTGAACTACGCCTTCGCCGATCCGGACTTCGACGACGACGGCGACGTGGACGACGACGACGAGGACTTCGAGTTCGGCTGGTGGCGGCAGGAGGCTCCCGGGCTGCGGTGGGAGCGCATCGGCAGCGTGCGCGTGCACGATGCCGAAGAGGTGCGCGCGGACGTCACGGGGTTCACCCGCTACGCCCTGGCCGGCGGGCACTGAGCTCCATCGTGGACGCCACCGCCCCCCTTCCAGAGACGGAGCTGCTGGACCGCGCCCGCGCCCTGCGCGCGGCCGGGCAGTGGCCCGCGCTGGAGCGCCTGGGTTCCGGGCTTGCGCGCGAGGCCCTGCTGGCCGAGCCGGAGCTGGGGTTCCTGTACGCCCTGGCCTCCCGCGTGGTGGGGAGCACCGAACGCGCGCTGGAGGTGGCGGAACAGGTGGAGCGCGCAGCGGGGCAGCGCGGAGACCGCCGCGTTCGGGCCGAGGCGGCCAACCTGGCGGGCATCGCGCACTTCGAGGCGGGGCGGCTGGCGCGGGCCGAGGAGGTGTGGGGCGGGCTGCTGGAGGCCGCCGCCGGGTGGGGGGACGACGAGGCGGCCACCCGGGCCAGCAACAACCTGGGCGTGCTGGCCAACGTGCGCGGATGGCGCGACCAGGCGCTGGTGCACTACGAGCGCGCCCTGGCGGCGTACCAGCGCACCGGCAACGTGCGCGGCATGGCCGAAACGCACCACAACCTGGGGATCAGCTACCGCGATCTGGGCCTGGACCGCGAGGCCGACGCGCACTTCCGGCGGGCGATCGAGCTGGCGGGGCAGGCGGGCGCGGAAGACGTGGTAGCCATCGCCGAGACGGAGCGCGCATCCTTGCGGGCGCGCGCGGGAGACGGCGCCCTGGCGGAGGCGATGGTGGTGCGGGCGCTGGAGCGCTTCGAGCGCCTGGGCGAGCCGCTGGGCCGCGCCGACGCGCTGCGCGTACGCGCCTCCGCCGCCCACGCGCGGTCCCGCGAACAGGAGGCGTCCGAGTACCTCCAGTCGGCGCTGGAGATCGCGCGCCAGCACGCGGACCCGCTGCTGCTGGCGGAGGTGCAGCGCGACCGCGGGCTGCTCCTGCGCGACACCGGCGAGGTGGAAGGGGCGCGCGCGGCGCTGGAGGAATCCGCCGCCCACTTCGCCACCCTGGGCGCCGCCGCGGAAGCCGAGGCGGTCGCCTCCATCGCGCGGACCCTGAGCGAGCCGTAGTTCCGATCGCACCCGCCATCCCCAACGCACGGCCGCGCACAACACCAGAACGCCCACAGGAACAAGCCACTCCGCGCAGGCGGACTTCGTGTGCTTGTTGCAGCGAATTCATTCGCCCGTGCGCCGCCCACCAGAACAAGCCAGTCCGCGCAGGCGGACTGGCTGTCTTCGTTGCAGCGAATCCATCGGCCCCCGCAGGGCCGGCGCATCCCATTCCTCCGCCCAAAGGACACTTCCGGATCTCGCAAATCCGTACTGTGTCCAAACTTCCCCCCGCCACCCACTGGTGCCGCCGCGCGCGCGCCGCTATCCTATACTGACAGTTCTAAATGCGCCACGTGGCGGACGCGCCACATCCGCCGTGCCTCCGCCCTTCGCGCTGTCACCGTTCGTGACCAATCTCGACGTAACCGAACGATGCTTCCACCGACCGGGTCCGGTGCTGGCCCCGCTCGGGGGTGCGCAGGCTCGCTCAGGGAGCCACGTCGTAGAACGCGATGGACTTTTCGCGGTCGATGGTGGTGCGCATGGTCCACTCGCTGTCGAACAGCACCAGCGGCTTCTGCTTGGCGTCGTACACCAGCATGCGGCCGTGGCCGGAGGCAAGGCGGTCGATCTCGGCCTTGGGCGCATCCACCCACCGCGCCGCCACGAAGCTCATCCGCTCCAGCCGCGCGCGCACGTTGTACTCGTGCTCCAGCCGGTGCAGCAGCACGTCGAACTGCAGCTGCCCCACCGCGCCCACGATGGGTGCCGGGCCGGTGAGCGACTCGGCGTAGAACACCTGCGCCGCGCCCTCTTCGGAAAGCTGCTGCAGCCCGGTATCCAGCTGCTTGCGCTTCATGGGGTCGCCGATGACGATCCGCGCGAAGTGCTCGGGCGAGAACCGCGGGATGCCCCCGAACTCCAGCGTGCCGTCTGCCGAGAGCGTGTCGCCGATGCGCAGGTTGCCGCGGTCGTGAATGCCGATGACGTCGCCCGGCCACGCCTCGTCGATCAGCGTGCGCTCGCGCGCCATGAACTGCGTGGGGCTGGCCAGGCGGATGGGCTTGCCGGTGCGGACGTGCTTCACCTGCATCCCCGCCTCGAACCGGCCGGAGCACACCCGCACGAAGGCGATGCGGTCGCGGTGCTTGGGGTCCATGTTCGCCTGGATCTTGAAGACGAACCCCGTGAACTCGGGCTTTTCCGG
The sequence above is a segment of the Longimicrobium sp. genome. Coding sequences within it:
- a CDS encoding tetratricopeptide repeat protein, translated to MDATAPLPETELLDRARALRAAGQWPALERLGSGLAREALLAEPELGFLYALASRVVGSTERALEVAEQVERAAGQRGDRRVRAEAANLAGIAHFEAGRLARAEEVWGGLLEAAAGWGDDEAATRASNNLGVLANVRGWRDQALVHYERALAAYQRTGNVRGMAETHHNLGISYRDLGLDREADAHFRRAIELAGQAGAEDVVAIAETERASLRARAGDGALAEAMVVRALERFERLGEPLGRADALRVRASAAHARSREQEASEYLQSALEIARQHADPLLLAEVQRDRGLLLRDTGEVEGARAALEESAAHFATLGAAAEAEAVASIARTLSEP